The genome window tgttgttgttgttgtttttttaaagggcACAGATAATAGATAATATGATAATACAATATatggctgtttttttaaattatggaTTAATGTCctacatttattaaaatgataTTTCCCAAGCAATTTTCAAACAAAGGAGTAGATTTCAAATAAATATTCTGCAATGAATATAACATAGATGCTTCACTTGGCCTTTCTATATAAATGACAGCTTCCTAGCATTTGTAGCATTGTCTCTAAAAGTTAAGATGATAATATTTAACACAGATGGAATTGTAGAAAGAATTTGTAGTATTATCAGTTTAATACAGATTTAGATGCAACCACAGTTTAATAGTATATAATATGTATGTGAGAATGTTATAAGTGAGATTATTATCTGCCTTTCATTGTCCACATGCAGGTGAAGTTGCATTCACAGCTCAGATAGAATCCATTATATGGTCAGAGTGAGGAAGAGCCACTATCAGACCAGATAAAGGAGGAATGTGAGTGATCACCACCAAATATTGTGGCATTTTTCAGTCACTCCTGTCTGTTAGACCAGACACTACTCACATTGtttgggtcaaaggtcagtgggTGAGGGCATCTCTTCGATCCAGACCAAAAGGGCAGCCCAGTGGAGGTCACctagagagaaacagaagaaaatccTTTTATCACAATGATCAACAGCTGTAAAAATCATGGGAGGAATTCCAACACACCAATCTTTAGAATCACTTCTACTTATATTCTTTTATAAACTGATATAGCTCAGCATAAGTCATCATAATAAACCAATGACAGCCACAATGTGATCTCTTACCCTCATAAAAAAGGACCAATATTATATTCCAGACATAAGCACTTCATTTGACAGGACTGTCATACAGGCATCTCACATCCTATCCAATGCATGGTTGGCACAATGTCAATAAAATACCAAATAAAACATCCCCATTCTTTCTTTCTGGCACAGCACGAGGCCAGCAAATCTTCCTGTAGCTCAGCCAGACTAATATTGTTATCAGTCGTGTGTTGACTACACAATTTGTACATCTGATAAAGGAACAAAGGGGCTGAGAGCTTTGAAGTTGCCAAATGGTCCATATGCTGGGAAAGGGAGAGTCTCCTACTGGTGGTGCCAGTTTTCACTGTAGGGGTGCTTTCTATAGCAGCCAAAAGGCATCAACAACACCTTTCTTTTCACAGTCAGGCTTCAGACGGCCTGTACGCAAACCAGGGCAGCAACAACACTTTGTCCTTAAAAAGGTTGATTGGGAGTTTTTGCTCATGTAAATGAGAGGTCTACAGATAGACGGCATTTTACGCTGTACAGACTTTCTGATTTTTCATAATCAACTCATTATTTACTCTATGAAAtgtcaacaataataataagaacTAGTATTAAACTGACAGTGGAAAACAGcttgattgattaatcagtgatgaaaaccTTGCCTTCATTTCACTGATTTACTACTTAGTCCATTTATTAGATTCAATCGTCCCCTGTGGTTTTATACACTGGCATTTCATTAGCAGGCAATGAACCACTCGTTGTAATGAATGGGATAGAAGATAAATACAGCATAGACTCTGTATGTGCAAGCAGTATTTGTCTGCATTAACAATATGAGGCTCTTAATCTCTGATGTTATTTAAGCTACATCCTTATCTTACACTGGCTAGTCgctcactctgtttctcttacTTGTACATAGACTTGAAACATGAGGATTCTGATAAGTGTATGATAAAGGGGCCCCGTAATGTCTTGCTTCACATCCAGCTATTGCTccatgtgtcagtgtttaaacATACATGCAGAACCACTCTCACTTCTATGTGGAGGCTGACGCCAACCAAAGTTGGTGTGACGTTATCTGTCATGCTTGTGTGCCGGTATTTGTCAGGTTGGTTTGCGACGTTAACTGACATCAGCTGCCTTATCACAGTTCCTCAGAAAGTCTGTGGTCAAAAGTGACTTTCCAAAAGTGAAACCATGACTCTGTAACAGGTACCTAGGACAAAGATAactaggggaaaaaaatcagaaacGTTATAACCGTCTGTAACTGTTTTTCTAAGGTGTGATAAAAATGTTATCACATTTTCTGGACTCGTCTAAAACACGCATTCGAATCATAAGTCTTAATAATAAcaaaagttgtgtttttcttaacaGTCACACAGGGAATTTAGtctataaatatttaaacagacatgactgtgaaaatgaaaaccatCTTTGGTCAGAGGAATTTCTACAACCCTGCAGGGACAGATATTGGGGGTAGAAACAGACAGTTTCTGGACTGGGGACTGAAGTTAGCGAGGGTCTGTTTGGGTTGATACTGAGCTGTGCACCCCCCAGATGTGACAGCAACATGTGACATCACTCTGTCTGCATGCTTCACCAGATTACAAACCCTGCTCAGAGATATTTATCAGTAATGGCTTTCACTGGTTCAGATTTCAAACAAGGTAACAGTGGTCTCCGGGCCTGGGGAACTATGCTGCAATACTCCATGAAGtgaggatagagagagagaaaagaaacattttgattAGCATTCCTTTTTTGCTAATGCCTTATTGCAATGTTCAACTGTTTTGTATGCAAAgacctcccacacacacaacagtgcCCCTCTGTGTCCATAAACATTAATTACAGCTTTGTGATACTTGTCTTCAGGGAGAGATGTTGTTTTTCCCTTAATGACATTTTACCTGATCGGCAGGGaaacagtgcagcagctggCGGATTTCATTGTTATAAAGAGTCTCCCATTTACAGCGTGCCCAGCTCACACAGTCTTCCCAGTTGGCTGGACGTTGTCCTCCGGTTCTCATGGCCTCCAGGCTGCCCCACACCCCCCCTAAGAACCTCCAGGGCCTCAGCGTCTCCATGGCCAAGAGTCCGCTCTACAAACCCTGCGTCCCTGCAGGAAATAGTGCAGCAATTCCCTCTGATTTAAtgacagatatacagtatacagaaTAATCACTACCTTtggaaaaagacaagacaggaCATGAATCATCTGTGTCTTGTTGTAATATACATTCAACAGGTTTaactaccaaaataaaacctttgACTTCTATTTTTCTGGGAAGACTTGTTATTTGCAACACTGGGGAATGAACATTTGACATGAAAAGTGAAAACTGGGAAAGTCCTCATGGAATATTTTGCTCTGTCAAGCACAGAGGAGAATGACTAAACAGATCTTTGTAAATTAGGTAGTCGTGTTACTGACTCAGAGGGAATTCCTTTAATGCTTGGCAGTGGACCTGTAGGAGGGGGAAATGGAGTGTTTTGTAAGATTGTAGTGTGCTGGTCAGTGCAACTCTATTAGCCACAGATTTGGACAGTTCTTGCGCCACAATCATGTGCCAGCTCACCATATTATTGCATTAcacatgtgaaaatgtgtgtatggGGGGGTTGCCTCCTCTGCATGTGGTTTCACCTAAACAAGTCTAAACAGGAACAGTTAGAGTCATAGTTCTGCACAGAGCTACACGggtggaagaaaaacacaacaaaacatgacTGTTCTTTTCCATATGCTCATTAACCCTGACTTCCAAGTTTACTAGACTGTGACATGTACCTGACCTGCCTCGTGAAAATGTCCAGAAAGTTTTTCTGTGACTGCACAGTACCACAGAACACCTCTGAAGAAAGTGGTTATTAGATTCTCCTTAAACACATAATACACATCCTTATTTCTAAACATCAGTGTAATGTGAGAAACCTCAATGTCTGTGTGAACTGGCAAACACCATTTCTGCTCTGGTCACGAGTTTTGCTTTTCTATAGACACAAGAAAATGTGTAAGTACTTTACAATGAGGGGAGATTATATCAGATCtccccaaaacaaacagacagacatctcAAAACATGGCTGGATTAGGAGGGCTCCGAGGCTCAAAGCTCAGACACAGTTTGGGGCTGGGAGCTCAAATCTGTCACTGATGTGCTGTTACATTATAATTAGGTCAGACAAATTTGGAGAGTCACAAATTATTCAACCTTTTCATCTCAAATAAATTACCATTACAGTCACAGACAAAGCCCTTTGACATGATATAgtgttttttctgcattaatcTTATCTCTTTTTCCTTAGATGTTCCTAAACCAGAAAGCCTTCTAATTATCTGAGAGGCTTCATCCATAATTTGGAGAAAATAGTGTTAGAGCTGCTGTGAAAGATACATTACAGAGTACAGCCTTGGCACGACAGACTGTTTATGTAATTTTTACTAGAGGTTTACTGCTAACTGCCAACCACATGTTTTCCTgtttataaaacaaaataatgagctTGGACCACTTCATTAGCTTTGTAGGTTTGCTGGAATGCCTTGTGAGGGAGCGGAAAAGCACTGTAAAATGAGCTAGTAGTGGTCATTATGTGACAGCAGATTGGCAGCAGATTGGTGTAATGTAGTTTCTCACAGGGAGCATTTGTTGTGGAAAAATGTAAATCACATGAGGATGGCATCATAGCTTACCTCAGGAAGAGATTCACATTTTCAGGTGTTTGTTTGAACAGTCCTTCAAACTGGTCTCTGGCCCACTGAAGGAATTATGATGCCAAGTTAGTGTAAggaaattaaaatatgtttcaaTAGATAACACAGAACCCTGTATACTGTGATAAAACCCCAAAAAACCACAGGTTTGACGTTGCTTTATGGTAAAATAGCTTGACAGCTATtagatggattgtcatgaaatttccTATAAGCATTCATGTCCACCCTCAGAATCAATCACAGTAACTTCTGAGTTTCATGGCTGAGGCTCTTGATGTAATTTTGTCTACCCATCTAAAACTCAGCTGTCTTAACaaagagagaacattttaaatattttaagaaaTGCCTAAAATTCAACTTCTTTCTATTATGGCAAGAGTGAAAAGCCTCTATATCCAACCTGCAGAGTGTGCTCGATGCGGTGAGGGAAGTTCTTGAGTGTGCAGAGCGGGATGGCATTATTAGAACTTGATTTGGCAGGTCCGTAAGACTCTGTCAGGTGAGGCACCACCACCAGAGTATGACATTTGCTTCCTAGAGTTCCTCCCTCCAGCATCGGCTTCTGGTGTTGAATGCAGCGTCCATCAAGATAGACCCCTGGACAGAAAAATGAGGGTTTAAAATCTGCACTGTAAATGTACAATCACTGTTGTAATGGCACTGAATACAGAGTAAGTGTCCTCACTGGCTTCCACATTGTCGAGGGCTGCAGCCACTCCATCAAGACCTGTGAAGAAGTCATATCCATACACTCCTTCACTGTCAGCATCCAGACGATTCTGGTGAGCGGTGATGTTGACCTGTGGGTTCATCTCTCGCACTGCTTTGGCTGCAATTTCTGATTTGGGTTTCTGTTTATACACAGGTGAGAAGACATATATATTATGTTTCACTTCTCTCCTAATATATAACAGTGAAACCAGCACATTTCACTTCAGAATTTCAGGGCAGCTGATTTTTGTCAACATTCCCACTGACTGTACTAAACTGTGTTACGCAAGTTGTTTAGACTTTGGTGGACATGAGAGATCAACTGCCTGATATGCTCCTAAAATAAgcaactacaaaacaaaacaaccaaaaatgaCATAATCATGGCAGCACTGTGTAATAGGACACAAGTTATCTCAAACTGTCACAATACCTTTACCCCCACAACCTGTCCCAATAGTAAAGCCCTGTGACCCCTCCACTTAACCAGGTCAAACAAGTGAGCTATGAGGGCATGTGAGATTCTTCgccacagggaggaggaggttgtgATACTCTGCACTGTGCGTTTTCTCACCCCAATATCCTGAGACCTGAACAGGAACTGGCGGTTCAAGTTGGATCTTTCTATGAAGTCCATGTCGGTTACAGTGATttgtcctccttctcctgcacCGAGCCCAATGAGGGCAAAGTTTTTCAGAAGCTCACAGCCAATAGCACCAGCTCCAACCTTGAATAAGATTGAAGGAGAATTATAATAAAAGCATAATAGTTTAGATAATGTAAGTGAatgtcacaaaacacaaaaaaagctttgtgttgcattttacagtggtaaaagaaacaaatgcattcactctctctgtcaacacacacacacatgcacagccagtaaacaacagtaaaaataacactgttaaaggaaacagagaaagggCTTGGCACTGCTGAATGGCCCCTGCGCACCAAGAGGTCAACACTGGCAGGAAATGCCACCTGAATCACAGCCGTTTCCTGCATGTGCCGTCATTAACGCCACACAAGatcaaaggaaaacacagatggagctgctctgcttttcCAGTGCAGAGTGTGACCCCTGCTGGACAAAAAATTAAACCTGCCCTCACCAGGAAATACTTCTGCCTCTCAAGCTTCTCCTGGAACGCTGACCCAAACACAGCAATCTGTCCATCGTACCTTGTGCCTTTCTGTAAGAGAGGAAACAACGGTAGTTCAAATACCCCTGAATCTGGTTCATATCAATCTGGTGGACTGCTTTTGTTTGAtatatgtgaaatatttaaGGAATCTCTTGACATACTGCTGAAAAGGAGCTCTCTCCCAGCTGATCATCTTGAGGGAGGCACTCCAGTGCATCAAAATATAGCCACTGCTGAAGGGGCATAAATTTCCTACTACATGCCTGCAGGAACATAATATAGCGCACAGAGCAAAATACAGTCAGTTCTATAAACCACCATGACACAGCAAGAGCAGAGCATTAAATAAATAGACTGTTGTAATAGCAGTGGGAAGATGCTTCATCACAAAAGATGAAACTAATGTTACGCacattgacctttgacctcacctTAATAACTTCTTGGGCAGCAAGGCCTCCAATGAAAGCATTCATAGGAGCCAAGTCACCCTGGGCCGTGAAGGACAGGTTTCGCACAGCGTCTTCATCCAGCTGTTCCAGCTGTGCGACTGCATTCAGCTCTCTCACTGTGGCAAGCAGGGCCTCTGCATCTGACTTCACCAACAAGTGAGAGGAAAGAACATCACAGCCTGATTCACTCATTTTACTTGACTTATCATACAACTGATTtgtaaagttaaataaatactAACTGCAATATCCTGTAACCTTCACTGACCTGAGACCGGACACCAGGGAGTCGCTGTTCTTTCTTCACAAAGCTATGGAGAGCTTGGAAAGCCAAGTGCAAGGTCTTATGCCTTATTATTTTCCCAAAGTCGTTCATTTTCAGGAGTTCATGATTCAACAGAGCCTCACTCAGTGGTTTCTGCAATTTAGATTGTAGTTATTTTAATGCCTGTGcacttttttaaaagcaaaaattaagtaagttaaaagaaaatgttgataCTTACAAAATTTAGCATGCAGGGCTGCTTAACCTCAGTCACTACTCCACCCCGTTCATACTTGGAAAAGGCTGAAGTGTCACCAATGCTGAAGGAGTGAAGGCCTGTTGATTGAGGCAACATAAAGAAAATGTTGAGTGGAGGGCTGaagtgcagctgtgtgttaaaagtatcagcagcagagcaacgaaactgtgaataaataaagaaatcatGGTAAAGTGACTCTAACCGCGGACTGTGATCTCCACAGGGTCGATGCTGTTGAGCTCCGTCATGCCTTGAATTTCAGAGAAAGAAACTTTAGTGCCGTCTGAGAATCCATGCTTCTGGTCGTCTGTGCAGACCACCACTCCAGGATTCCCctaaaataaagacaatgtTAACAACctttaaatttgaaataaatattctAATAATGTTCAAGTATGCTCATTCCTTACATAAGAATCATTTCAATTTTAAGTCAGAGAGGTCCTTTGTGCAGAGTTTTTATGTACTTCCTGTGCATTATTTGATTTCCGTTCACAGTGCAAAGGTGTGCAGATCAGGTGAactgacaaatacaaaattTTAATATACCTACATTTCCCACAGGTGTGAATATTGGTCAGATGGATGAGTTAGAAAGGATCTTAATAGGTCactaacataaaacaaaaggaagTCATTACCTTAGAGATATTTTGAATCATTGCTGATGCAGGCATCTCTCCATTCTGGTCCAAGACCTCAAACGCCTCCCCAAAGTCACAGAACAACTGACTGCAAATGAACCACAGGGTTTTCACTTCCATGCATTATTAAGTGCATCCAATCAATCTATGACAGTTTGTCTTGCACACTTACCCACAGAGTCCTTTGGTGTCTGCCACAATGAACTTTATCCCATGTGAATGGCAGAGCTCACCAAAACGCTTCTGGTCACCCAGTGAGGAGTCAGTGAGGACcaccacctgaaaaacaacagaaaaaactcAGAAAAGTGCTTTGCTCTTTGTTACTTTACTTGGATGTTTGGCCTTCACTGTGCAGATGATGTATGATGTATGTGTAGAGTTTGACACTAGAgggctgttttcacattcatctgctgaacAGGGAaaattttctctgtgctcacccTGCGTTTGTATTTAGTACAAGAAGCAGGTGAACTGAAATTTTGAACATATCAGAAAGGAATTATAGCCAGACATAATAGCTAATCATAGCTTTTTCAACATGAAGCCTTAATGCACCTGTGAGCACTCGAGTGAAGTACCTCAAATTGCAGAAGCAGGTCCTCATCCAGTGGTCCAGTGTGTGCTGACACACGCACATGTGGGTTTAAGGCTGACAGCTGCTGGAGGGAACATGTGGCTCTGTTCTGACCCAGATGAGACTCCCTCAGGAAGAACTGTAGGAAAAATGAAATCACAGGTTGACTAAACAGTCTCAACTCATGGCTCACCTACCTGCTCATCCTGAAGCTTTTGATTGTACCGCACCATCTTCAACTGCAAACTGACTTTGCAGTTTGACTTTGACTCAgttgacacaaaaacaacagaaattttCTCCCTCTTGAATCTAAAGTCAACAGCTGTTTCCAAGGCCAAGAATGAAGCATCAAACTCAAAATTACAAACAATTTGATAGAGTCTTTTTATGAAACTCTCCTTAGCAGATAGTTGTAATCAATTTATGGTGACAGAGGAGGGGAGCAAATGTACctgctgtaaaaatgaaagtgaactGACTTCCTTACAAAAAGCCATTTACTGTAAACGACTCCATGTATAGCCATCTGCTTTTCCACTTGTAAAACCTTTATAATGGGCAATATGTTAAATTTAGACAGTTGTTTTATTACTTATGTAGCAGCTGAAGTACgatttaaaaagttaaacattaagtactttttaattattaatagtGTGTGATCAATGTCATAATATCATCCCAAATCTTGCAACATTCAGGCAGTCAAGCaatagcaaaaaaataaaataaagaaaataaaaaaatcccttTAACTGACTACACTTGACAGGTTTGGCAGGTTGTTGCTCCAACAGGAAGTTGTTTGCTTAAACCACAGTCTGTGAGTTTCATctgagacatacagtatatctactAAGATAtctcattattcatttatttactcatCTAAACAGATCAGACTTAGTACCTGGGAGGACAGGTCGGTCCACTCTGTGCGACCCTCGTCCTGAACAGTGACAGACTTGACTCCGGACAGGATCACATTCTTGGCAATTTCTACCCCGAGACCACGCATGCCTGCAATGAGGACGCTGGCAGTGCCCATCCGCTGCATCGCCTCATGACCCAGAACATATCTGTGCaggtgagagggaaaaaaacgaATTTGTGGATTCTCTACAGCTAAACTGTCCCCTtctgatgtgtgaatgtgtgtacttACAGCTGTCTCGAGTAGAATCCTTCATCGATTTCACCGATGTTTTCCATGTTGTACTTTTAAGAGGCTCCAGTGAGAAGTGACGAGTTTGGACTGAGGGATCAGCTGAACGGACACCttacacagctgcagcagaacagGACTAACCAGgaacacactgtaaaatgaaaatactttcAGTTTGAATGAAAGAATTTCACTTTCGTTTCTCATCATTGCTTGAAAGGTTTGTCGTTGGGCAAAGGAATATTTCCTGGCCTCGCCACTAGAGGGCGACTCAGGACAGTTTACTAACCCAATAAAGGTCACAAAGTCCCATTAACACACTCTATGGTCTATGAGGAAGAGATGCTGATATTTCATTAGCTAATTGAACACAAGTGTAGACACTGACTTAACATATTACATACAAATCATAATAAATTACCAGTCCAAATTCTcattcctgctgcctctgtcgCTGTCTTCCTCTGAactgtttgtctctttctctcttttgccaCTTTAAAGTATCTAAATAAACTCGTCGTCTGGAATAACAAAGTTTCCAAGTCATTCTTGAAAACATTCATAgtacctaaaaaaaaaaccgAGTACCACTGTAGCATGttgttttcatcctctctgctgtgCACTTGACGTTAGACAGCTAACGTAAGCTAGTTAGATGTTTGCTTAGCTTAAGCCATTTTAAACTTACTCTGTACCTTAAAGAGCatttattcataaaaaaaaatgtacaaatattgTAGAAATAATGTTTATAAGCCCTGAGTTCGTTCATTAATTAATCC of Lates calcarifer isolate ASB-BC8 linkage group LG12, TLL_Latcal_v3, whole genome shotgun sequence contains these proteins:
- the uba7 gene encoding LOW QUALITY PROTEIN: ubiquitin-like modifier-activating enzyme 1 (The sequence of the model RefSeq protein was modified relative to this genomic sequence to represent the inferred CDS: deleted 1 base in 1 codon), encoding MENIGEIDEGFYSRQLYVLGHEAMQRMGTASVLIAGMRGLGVEIAKNVILSGVKSVTVQDEGRTEWTDLSSQFFLRESHLGQNRATCSLQQLSALNPHVRVSAHTGPLDEDLLLQFEVVVLTDSSLGDQKRFGELCHSHGIKFIVADTKGLCGQLFCDFGEAFEVLDQNGEMPASAMIQNISKGNPGVVVCTDDQKHGFSDGTKVSFSEIQGMTELNSIDPVEITVRGLHSFSIGDTSAFSKYERGGVVTEVKQPCMLNFKPLSEALLNHELLKMNDFGKIIRHKTLHLAFQALHSFVKKEQRLPGVRSQSDAEALLATVRELNAVAQLEQLDEDAVRNLSFTAQGDLAPMNAFIGGLAAQEVIKACSRKFMPLQQWLYFDALECLPQDDQLGESSFSAKGTRYDGQIAVFGSAFQEKLERQKYFLVGAGAIGCELLKNFALIGLGAGEGGQITVTDMDFIERSNLNRQFLFRSQDIGKPKSEIAAKAVREMNPQVNITAHQNRLDADSEGVYGYDFFTGLDGVAAALDNVEARVYLDGRCIQHQKPMLEGGTLGSKCHTLVVVPHLTESYGPAKSSSNNAIPLCTLKNFPHRIEHTLQWARDQFEGLFKQTPENVNLFLRDAGFVERTLGHGDAEALEVLGGVWGSLEAMRTGGQRPANWEDCVSWARCKWETLYNNEIRQLLHCFPADQVTSTGLPFWSGSKRCPHPLTFDPNNTTHMEYVVAAANLYGQIYGIKGTTDVASIRKILEKVHIPSFTPKSSVKIHVTDEEMQEDKKRGSDDAEKARLEELKGKLASPSLKSSAMQMYPMDFEKDDDTNFHMDYIVAASNLRAENYDIPAADRHQSKRIAGRIIPAIATTTAAVAGLMCLELYKVVLGHKNISSYRTAYINLAVQYFVLSQPSRPQQFQVAGKKYTLWDDFLVEGRRGDQQEMTLGDLLQYIKDKYNLNVCSLFYGTAFLYSGQQERLQQSVSDVVRMVTKADIPPHKKMLELVPSFEEDEDCESVPPIRYLLP